A part of Caldisalinibacter kiritimatiensis genomic DNA contains:
- a CDS encoding sigma-54 interaction domain-containing protein, with product MRRELEVILNSTHDGMIAVDKKGIITLFNKAAERLTGIKANYALGKPVKEVIINTRLMYILETGDFELNRQQDLGNIKIITNRMPVKDKDGNIIGAVAVFRDITDVIELAEEITNLKEVQSLLEAIFHATQDAISVVDCKGMGVLVNPAYVKLTGLREKDVIGKPATVDIAEGESIHMKVLETKKPVKNARLKVGPNRKEVIAEAAPIMVDGELRGSVGVLHDVSEIIKLTNELKEAKEIIRKLEAKYTFDDIVGNNELIRSAIERAKKAAETPATVILRGESGTGKELFAHAIHNASDRRFGQFVRVNCAALSESLLESELFGYEEGAFTGAKKGGKKGYFEQANNGTIFLDEIGEISISTQVKLLRVLQEREIVRVGGTKPISINVRIIAATNMDLEQAVKEGKFREDLYYRLNVVPINIPPLRKRKDDIYYLTLNFIKKFNQEYGRSVIDISDIALERLRQHDWPGNVRELENVIGRSIINMKHNENIIQEKHLPQIEPFTSQNTPNNDIDKKQVENITLDEYISKAEKRFIEDALNKYGYNKTMTAKALGISIRSLYYKMDKYKIRK from the coding sequence TTGAGAAGAGAACTAGAAGTGATATTAAACTCAACCCATGATGGAATGATTGCAGTAGACAAAAAAGGAATAATTACACTTTTTAATAAAGCAGCTGAAAGACTAACTGGTATAAAGGCTAATTATGCATTGGGAAAGCCTGTAAAAGAAGTAATTATAAATACTAGATTAATGTATATTTTAGAAACTGGAGATTTTGAGCTTAATAGACAACAGGATTTAGGAAATATAAAAATTATAACAAATAGAATGCCGGTTAAGGATAAAGATGGTAATATAATTGGGGCAGTTGCAGTTTTTAGAGATATTACAGATGTTATAGAGTTAGCGGAAGAAATAACTAATCTTAAAGAAGTGCAAAGTCTTCTAGAAGCAATTTTCCATGCTACCCAGGATGCAATATCAGTTGTTGATTGCAAAGGGATGGGAGTTCTTGTAAATCCTGCATATGTAAAACTTACAGGTCTTAGAGAAAAAGATGTAATAGGTAAGCCTGCGACAGTAGATATAGCAGAAGGTGAAAGTATTCATATGAAGGTTTTAGAAACAAAAAAGCCTGTAAAAAATGCAAGATTAAAGGTTGGGCCTAATAGAAAAGAGGTTATTGCTGAAGCAGCACCAATAATGGTTGACGGAGAACTGAGGGGGAGTGTAGGAGTATTACACGACGTATCTGAGATTATAAAATTGACAAATGAATTGAAAGAAGCAAAGGAAATAATAAGAAAATTAGAAGCAAAATACACATTTGATGATATAGTAGGCAACAATGAATTGATTCGTTCAGCAATAGAAAGGGCTAAGAAAGCAGCAGAAACTCCAGCTACAGTTATACTTAGGGGAGAAAGTGGTACAGGAAAGGAACTCTTTGCACATGCCATACATAATGCCAGTGATAGAAGATTTGGTCAATTTGTAAGAGTAAATTGTGCTGCATTAAGTGAAAGCTTGCTTGAAAGTGAGTTATTTGGTTATGAAGAAGGTGCATTTACAGGAGCTAAGAAAGGTGGAAAAAAAGGTTACTTTGAACAAGCTAACAATGGAACCATATTTTTAGATGAAATAGGGGAAATAAGTATAAGTACCCAAGTAAAATTACTTAGGGTTCTTCAGGAAAGGGAGATAGTTAGAGTAGGTGGAACAAAGCCTATAAGCATTAATGTAAGAATAATAGCAGCTACAAATATGGATTTAGAACAAGCTGTAAAAGAAGGTAAGTTTAGAGAGGATTTATATTACAGATTAAATGTAGTTCCTATTAATATTCCTCCTCTAAGGAAAAGAAAAGATGATATATATTATTTAACCTTAAACTTTATAAAAAAATTTAATCAAGAATACGGACGAAGTGTTATAGACATTTCAGACATAGCATTAGAAAGATTACGACAGCATGACTGGCCAGGGAATGTTAGAGAATTAGAAAATGTTATTGGTAGGTCAATAATAAATATGAAACATAATGAAAATATAATCCAAGAAAAACATTTACCACAAATTGAACCCTTTACTAGCCAAAATACACCTAATAATGATATTGATAAGAAACAAGTAGAAAATATAACATTAGATGAATATATTTCAAAAGCAGAAAAAAGATTTATTGAGGATGCATTAAATAAATATGGATATAATAAAACTATGACTGCAAAAGCGCTAGGTATTTCAATCAGAAGTCTTTACTATAAAATGGATAAATATAAGATAAGAAAATAG
- a CDS encoding PrsW family intramembrane metalloprotease gives MNSLLTRLLIIAITPAISIALAIYLSDRYDREPIKLLFKTFIFGGLSIIPTIVFERLLMSVNILPGILGIAYTAFIVAGFTEEFFKREVVLRLNYNSRFFNEKLDGIVYSVFSALGFATVENIVYVFRFTTTYNPFVGLYRGILSVPAHSIFAVTMGYYLSLAKYSDNEEVERQYLRKALIIPAILHGIFDFILMSGIPMLAVLFIPYIIYIWRTNQIKLNEYIIESGRRYLKKDREE, from the coding sequence GTGAATAGTTTGCTAACTAGACTGTTGATTATAGCTATAACTCCTGCAATATCTATAGCATTAGCTATTTATTTAAGTGATAGATACGACAGAGAACCTATAAAGCTATTATTTAAGACATTTATTTTTGGAGGACTCTCCATAATTCCAACCATAGTATTTGAGAGACTATTGATGTCAGTTAATATTTTGCCTGGAATTTTAGGTATTGCTTATACAGCATTTATAGTGGCAGGATTTACTGAAGAATTTTTCAAAAGAGAAGTGGTACTTAGACTAAATTATAATAGTAGATTTTTTAATGAAAAACTTGATGGTATAGTATACTCAGTTTTTTCAGCATTAGGATTTGCAACTGTAGAAAATATAGTTTACGTATTTAGGTTTACAACTACTTACAATCCCTTTGTGGGTTTATATAGAGGTATACTTTCAGTACCAGCCCATAGTATATTTGCTGTGACTATGGGATATTATTTATCTTTAGCTAAATACTCAGATAATGAAGAGGTAGAAAGACAATATTTAAGAAAAGCACTTATAATACCTGCAATATTACATGGTATATTTGATTTTATATTAATGTCTGGAATTCCAATGCTTGCTGTCTTATTTATTCCATACATAATATATATATGGAGAACTAATCAGATTAAATTAAATGAATATATAATTGAATCAGGAAGGCGGTATTTAAAAAAAGATAGAGAAGAGTAA
- a CDS encoding NAD(P)/FAD-dependent oxidoreductase — protein sequence MKYDVVVIGGGPAGLAAAYEAYRNGVNKVLVIERDKELGGILNQCIHNGFGIHHFGEELTGPEYSQRFIDDIDKTNIEVIVDTMVLQIDEQNKVHAINNENGYMIIEAKAVILAMGCRERTRGAINIPGSRPAGVFTAGTAQRFINMEGYMPGKEVVILGSGDIGLIMARRMTLEGADVKCVVELMPYSNGLTRNIVQCLDDYGIPLKLSHTVVNIHGKDRVEGVTIAKVDKNLKPIKGTEEFIKCDTLLLSVGLIPENELTRACGIKIDRRTNGPVVGELRQTSKEGVFACGNVVHVHDLVDYVTEEGYLSGKGAALFVKDEMNTDITHKTKNGYGIGYVVPQNININNIENEVRFYMRVKNVYKNHVIKAKVGDEVIAKKREVKFTPGEMIGFSIKKEQFEKLVGNEIEFFVEGV from the coding sequence ATGAAGTATGATGTAGTAGTTATTGGTGGTGGTCCAGCAGGGTTAGCAGCTGCATATGAAGCTTATAGAAATGGAGTAAATAAAGTATTAGTTATAGAAAGGGATAAGGAATTAGGAGGTATATTAAATCAATGTATTCATAATGGTTTTGGAATTCATCATTTTGGTGAAGAATTAACAGGGCCTGAATATAGTCAAAGATTTATTGATGATATAGATAAAACAAATATAGAAGTAATAGTTGACACAATGGTTTTACAAATTGATGAACAAAATAAAGTACATGCAATAAATAATGAAAATGGTTATATGATTATTGAAGCTAAAGCAGTTATTTTAGCAATGGGTTGTAGAGAAAGGACTAGAGGAGCAATAAATATACCTGGAAGTAGACCTGCAGGAGTATTTACAGCTGGAACAGCACAGAGGTTTATAAATATGGAAGGATATATGCCAGGTAAAGAGGTAGTTATATTAGGTTCTGGAGATATTGGACTTATAATGGCTAGAAGAATGACCCTTGAGGGAGCAGATGTAAAATGTGTAGTTGAGCTTATGCCATATTCAAATGGATTAACTAGAAATATTGTTCAATGTTTAGATGATTATGGTATACCACTAAAATTAAGTCATACTGTAGTTAATATACATGGAAAGGATAGAGTAGAAGGTGTTACGATAGCGAAAGTAGACAAAAATTTAAAGCCAATAAAGGGGACAGAGGAGTTTATTAAATGCGATACATTATTATTATCTGTGGGACTTATTCCAGAAAATGAGCTTACAAGGGCTTGTGGTATAAAAATAGATAGAAGAACTAATGGTCCTGTAGTTGGGGAGTTAAGGCAAACAAGTAAAGAAGGGGTATTTGCATGTGGTAATGTGGTTCATGTACACGATTTAGTAGATTATGTGACAGAAGAGGGATATTTAAGCGGTAAAGGAGCAGCTTTATTTGTAAAAGATGAAATGAATACAGATATTACACATAAGACTAAAAATGGATATGGTATTGGTTATGTAGTTCCCCAAAATATTAATATTAACAATATAGAAAATGAAGTTAGATTTTATATGAGGGTTAAAAATGTCTATAAAAATCATGTTATAAAAGCTAAAGTTGGTGATGAAGTAATTGCTAAAAAAAGAGAAGTTAAATTTACTCCTGGTGAGATGATAGGGTTTTCAATTAAAAAAGAGCAATTTGAGAAGTTGGTAGGTAATGAAATAGAGTTTTTTGTAGAGGGGGTATAA
- the ptb gene encoding phosphate butyryltransferase, which yields MIKGFKDVLELAKKKGPKTISVAVAQDKEVLSAVKEANDLGIADAILVGDKEEIVSKANEIGMNVDKFEIVDVKDLKEVSRKAVELVSTGKAHMVMKGLVDTSIILKAVLDEEIGLRTGKVLSHVAVFDLERYHKILFVTDAAMNIAPSLEQKKQILENAVFVAHSLDIEEPKVGVVCAKEKVNPKMPDTVDAQNLEEMNKKGEITGCVVGGPFALDNTVSKEAAEHKGIDHVVAGDADILLMPDIEAGNILYKALVFLAGAQNAGVIVGAKAPVVLTSRADSDEAKLNSIALGVLMASNK from the coding sequence ATGATTAAAGGATTCAAAGATGTACTTGAATTAGCCAAAAAGAAGGGACCAAAAACTATATCAGTAGCTGTTGCCCAGGATAAAGAAGTTTTATCAGCAGTTAAAGAGGCAAATGACTTAGGAATTGCCGATGCTATATTAGTGGGTGATAAAGAAGAGATTGTAAGTAAAGCTAATGAAATTGGTATGAATGTAGACAAATTTGAAATAGTTGATGTAAAAGATTTAAAAGAAGTATCGAGAAAAGCTGTTGAATTAGTGAGTACAGGAAAAGCTCACATGGTAATGAAAGGTCTAGTTGATACTTCAATAATTTTAAAAGCAGTTTTAGATGAAGAAATAGGCTTAAGAACAGGTAAGGTCTTAAGTCATGTAGCTGTATTTGATTTAGAAAGATATCACAAAATTCTTTTCGTTACAGATGCAGCTATGAATATAGCCCCAAGTCTTGAGCAAAAGAAACAAATATTAGAAAATGCAGTATTTGTTGCACATTCATTAGATATAGAAGAGCCAAAGGTTGGAGTAGTATGTGCTAAAGAAAAGGTAAATCCTAAAATGCCAGATACTGTGGATGCTCAAAACCTTGAAGAAATGAATAAAAAAGGTGAAATTACTGGATGTGTAGTGGGAGGACCATTTGCACTAGATAATACTGTTTCAAAAGAAGCTGCAGAGCATAAAGGAATAGACCACGTAGTAGCAGGAGATGCAGATATATTATTAATGCCTGATATAGAAGCAGGTAACATTTTATATAAAGCTTTAGTTTTCCTAGCAGGAGCACAAAATGCTGGGGTTATAGTAGGAGCTAAAGCACCAGTTGTATTGACATCAAGAGCTGACAGTGACGAAGCAAAATTAAATTCAATTGCATTAGGAGTACTGATGGCATCAAATAAATAG
- a CDS encoding DUF1667 domain-containing protein — translation MNEAKTLTCIVCPIGCTIDIKKENNGFMINGNKCKRGEKYAIEELTAPKRIVTTTVKVNNSVHPVVSVKTSEPVPKEKIFDIMEVISNTEVTAPVKIGDIIVKDILDTGVDIVATRNAKEI, via the coding sequence ATGAATGAAGCTAAAACTCTAACTTGTATAGTTTGTCCCATAGGATGCACAATTGATATAAAAAAAGAAAATAATGGTTTCATGATAAATGGGAACAAATGCAAAAGAGGGGAAAAGTATGCTATTGAAGAATTAACAGCACCAAAAAGGATAGTGACTACTACAGTAAAAGTTAATAATAGTGTACATCCTGTAGTTTCAGTTAAAACATCAGAACCAGTACCTAAGGAAAAAATATTCGATATTATGGAAGTTATATCAAATACTGAGGTGACAGCACCTGTTAAAATAGGTGATATTATAGTTAAAGATATTTTAGATACTGGAGTAGATATAGTTGCCACTAGAAATGCAAAGGAAATATAG
- a CDS encoding CapA family protein, with amino-acid sequence MKKRKIVISLVILLFLSSVFLAKFFSSSIGTSGDLEFINFNKNVKTLNKREIKYIRNPNMGKINISIAATGDIMFHTTQIISAYDNKTGTYDFESPFKPVKKYIESADIAIGNLETVTAGREHGFTGYPRFNSPKVVVRALKNTGYDILATANNHSLDRGKEGIIETIDNIKTYGLKNIGTYKTPNNDILIENVKGVKVAFLCYTYGCNGLESLLTKDELKYMINLIDEDRIKNDIEKTKLAGADFTVIFIHWGNEYHRNASPFQKQLAEKMVKWGADIILGSHPHVVQESDILEYNGENKFIIYSMGNFISNQRYETVNNRYTEDGVIVILKLQKDYVNEIISIESIEYIPTWVNRYRKDGKYKYEILPVEEYLNNKAQDLSKEVFSRMKKSFNSTMTKMDQR; translated from the coding sequence ATGAAAAAAAGGAAGATAGTTATAAGTCTAGTAATTTTATTGTTTTTATCTTCTGTATTCCTTGCTAAATTTTTTTCAAGTAGCATTGGGACAAGCGGAGATTTGGAATTTATTAACTTTAATAAGAACGTAAAAACGCTAAACAAAAGAGAGATAAAATATATACGAAATCCTAATATGGGTAAGATAAATATATCCATAGCAGCTACAGGAGATATAATGTTTCATACAACACAGATAATAAGTGCATATGACAATAAAACTGGTACTTATGATTTTGAGAGTCCATTTAAACCAGTGAAAAAATATATTGAATCAGCAGATATTGCTATTGGCAATTTAGAAACTGTAACTGCGGGGCGAGAACATGGTTTTACAGGCTACCCTAGATTTAATTCTCCAAAAGTAGTTGTAAGAGCATTAAAGAATACTGGCTATGATATATTGGCTACAGCAAATAATCATAGTTTAGATAGAGGAAAAGAAGGAATAATAGAGACTATTGATAATATAAAAACATATGGCTTAAAAAATATAGGTACATATAAGACACCAAACAACGATATACTTATTGAAAATGTAAAGGGAGTAAAGGTGGCTTTTTTATGTTATACTTACGGATGTAATGGTTTAGAGAGTCTTTTAACTAAAGATGAATTAAAGTATATGATAAATCTAATAGACGAAGACAGAATAAAAAATGATATAGAAAAAACTAAACTAGCAGGAGCTGATTTTACAGTAATATTTATACATTGGGGAAATGAGTATCATAGAAATGCATCACCTTTTCAGAAACAGTTGGCTGAAAAAATGGTAAAATGGGGAGCTGATATAATTCTTGGTAGTCATCCTCATGTAGTTCAGGAATCTGACATTTTAGAATATAACGGTGAAAATAAGTTTATCATATATTCAATGGGGAATTTTATATCAAATCAAAGATATGAAACAGTAAACAATAGATATACAGAAGATGGCGTTATTGTTATATTAAAATTACAAAAAGATTATGTAAATGAAATTATAAGTATAGAGTCAATTGAATATATACCTACTTGGGTAAATAGATATAGAAAAGATGGAAAGTATAAATATGAAATATTGCCAGTAGAAGAGTATTTAAATAATAAAGCTCAGGATTTAAGTAAAGAAGTATTTAGTAGAATGAAGAAATCATTTAATAGTACTATGACAAAAATGGACCAGAGGTAA
- a CDS encoding CdaR family protein, whose product MKKKKPNNITIKIISIVFAVIMWTYVMSEMNPQIDKEIKNVKVDILNLESVEQSGLVLMDPKEATIDVKVTGRRNDLVNITNTDIIAQVDVRGYSEGVNKVPVEVKGPDELEIIDFTPKQILFKFDQIIQKQLPVTIKTIGKVADSYSLGKFQLSPSSVIVKGPRSWVNSVNTVTITVDVNELSSDLNTSLPLKPINDKGEEVGTVEVNPNVVNVNVPILPVKIVSVEPQLKGEPLKDFKITSVIVNPTVVKIKGRKEVLDKIESIKTQPVDISYTISNIKREIPLQIPQGVEVIGDAQNPVVRVGIEEILDKEIKINVEDISLRNKQDNLGVEIIEPLQEISVNVKGIESKIQNLSSEDISLYLDLEGLTKGEYEVSIKNESIYGIDDININPKKLKIVLKNVTDEEENQTENDS is encoded by the coding sequence ATGAAAAAGAAGAAGCCGAATAATATAACTATAAAAATTATATCTATTGTCTTTGCTGTTATCATGTGGACTTATGTTATGAGCGAAATGAACCCACAAATTGATAAAGAGATAAAAAATGTAAAAGTTGATATATTGAACTTAGAATCGGTAGAACAGTCAGGATTAGTTCTAATGGACCCTAAGGAAGCTACAATAGATGTAAAAGTAACAGGAAGAAGAAATGATTTAGTTAATATAACAAATACAGATATCATAGCACAAGTAGACGTAAGGGGGTATTCGGAAGGTGTAAATAAAGTTCCTGTTGAGGTAAAGGGTCCAGATGAATTAGAAATAATAGATTTTACTCCTAAACAAATTTTATTTAAGTTTGACCAAATTATACAAAAGCAACTACCTGTTACTATAAAAACTATAGGTAAAGTTGCAGATAGTTATAGCTTAGGGAAGTTTCAGTTAAGTCCAAGTTCAGTCATAGTAAAAGGACCAAGAAGTTGGGTAAATTCAGTTAACACTGTTACTATAACAGTTGATGTTAATGAATTGTCTAGTGACTTAAATACGAGTTTACCACTAAAACCAATAAACGATAAAGGAGAAGAAGTGGGTACAGTAGAAGTAAATCCTAATGTTGTTAATGTAAATGTACCTATTTTACCTGTAAAAATAGTTTCAGTTGAACCTCAATTAAAAGGTGAGCCATTAAAAGATTTTAAAATAACAAGTGTAATAGTAAACCCTACAGTAGTAAAAATAAAGGGAAGAAAAGAAGTGCTTGATAAAATTGAATCAATTAAGACACAACCAGTAGATATAAGTTATACCATTAGTAATATTAAGCGAGAAATTCCATTACAAATACCACAGGGAGTAGAGGTTATAGGAGATGCTCAAAATCCAGTGGTAAGAGTAGGTATTGAGGAAATATTAGATAAAGAGATTAAAATTAATGTGGAAGATATAAGTTTACGAAATAAACAAGATAATTTAGGAGTAGAGATAATTGAGCCTTTACAAGAAATATCAGTTAATGTAAAAGGGATTGAAAGTAAAATTCAAAATTTATCCTCAGAAGATATATCATTGTATTTAGACCTAGAAGGCCTTACAAAAGGTGAGTATGAGGTTAGTATAAAAAATGAATCTATATACGGTATTGATGATATTAATATTAATCCTAAAAAATTAAAAATTGTATTAAAAAATGTAACAGACGAAGAAGAAAATCAAACAGAAAATGATTCTTAA
- the cdaA gene encoding diadenylate cyclase CdaA, with amino-acid sequence MQFFQELFFNMRIRDFIDIAIVAFAFYKLFMLIRETRAEQLVKGILVLFVATKVSEWIELHTVQWILEKTMTVGVIALLIVFQPELRRALEYIGRSRFFTKSFIEVKDEDINHIVDEIVEATASLSRQKIGALIVIERETGLNEVIETGTEINGLISSGLLINIFIPNTPLHDGAVIVRDNVVRAAGCFLPLTENMDLSKELGTRHRAALGISERSDAISLIVSEETGAISVADNGKLSRYIDIKTLRQILLEVYKPNEQKQSLFKKWRQSDEKEEAE; translated from the coding sequence TTGCAGTTTTTTCAAGAATTGTTTTTTAATATGAGGATAAGAGATTTTATAGATATTGCCATAGTTGCATTTGCATTTTATAAATTATTCATGCTTATAAGAGAAACAAGGGCTGAACAATTAGTTAAAGGAATTTTGGTTTTATTTGTTGCTACAAAAGTAAGTGAATGGATAGAGTTACATACTGTACAATGGATACTTGAAAAAACCATGACAGTAGGGGTTATAGCTTTGCTTATAGTTTTCCAGCCTGAACTTAGAAGAGCATTAGAGTATATAGGAAGAAGTCGTTTTTTTACCAAATCCTTTATAGAAGTTAAAGATGAGGATATAAACCATATTGTAGATGAAATAGTTGAAGCTACAGCATCCCTTTCTAGACAAAAAATAGGTGCTTTGATAGTAATCGAAAGAGAAACAGGACTAAATGAAGTAATAGAAACGGGTACTGAAATAAATGGATTAATTTCCAGTGGACTATTAATAAATATATTTATTCCTAATACACCACTACATGATGGAGCTGTTATAGTTAGAGATAATGTTGTTAGGGCAGCAGGATGTTTTTTACCTTTGACAGAAAATATGGACTTAAGTAAGGAATTAGGAACTAGACATAGAGCAGCATTAGGTATATCGGAGAGGTCAGATGCTATATCGCTTATAGTATCAGAGGAAACAGGAGCAATTTCTGTAGCTGATAACGGTAAATTATCTAGATATATAGATATAAAAACTTTAAGACAAATTTTACTTGAAGTATATAAGCCTAACGAGCAAAAACAAAGTTTATTCAAAAAATGGAGGCAGAGTGATGAAAAAGAAGAAGCCGAATAA
- the buk gene encoding butyrate kinase — protein MSEVFRLLIINPGSTSTKIAIFDNEKPVLEETLRHSSEELEKYEKIYDQYEFRKNIILETLNEKGFNITKLSAVVGRGGLLKPIDGGTYKVNEPMIEDLKVGVLGEHASNLGGIIANEIASQLNIPAFIVDPVVVDEMEDVARISGMPELERKSIFHALNQKAVARRAAKELGKSYEEVNLIVAHLGGGVSVGAHRKGRVIDVNNALDGEGPFSPERSGGLPVGDLAKLCFSGKYTLADIKKKIKGNGGLVAYLGTNDGREVVKMIKNGDEKAELVYKAMAYQVAKDIGSCAAVLKGEVDGIVITGGIAYDDMFVGWVKERVGFISKVFVYPGEDEMIALAQGGLRVLRGEEEPKEYK, from the coding sequence ATGAGTGAAGTTTTTAGATTACTTATCATAAACCCAGGTTCAACATCTACTAAAATTGCTATTTTTGATAATGAAAAGCCAGTTTTAGAAGAAACATTAAGACATTCATCTGAGGAATTAGAAAAGTATGAAAAAATTTATGACCAATATGAATTTAGAAAAAATATTATACTAGAAACTTTAAATGAAAAAGGATTTAATATAACAAAGCTAAGTGCTGTAGTTGGTAGAGGTGGACTATTAAAGCCAATCGATGGAGGAACATATAAAGTTAATGAACCTATGATTGAGGACTTAAAAGTAGGAGTTTTAGGTGAGCACGCATCAAACTTAGGTGGTATTATTGCTAACGAAATAGCTTCACAGCTTAATATTCCAGCTTTTATAGTTGACCCAGTTGTTGTTGATGAAATGGAAGATGTAGCTAGAATATCAGGTATGCCAGAATTAGAAAGAAAGAGTATTTTCCATGCGCTAAATCAAAAAGCAGTTGCGAGAAGAGCAGCTAAAGAATTAGGTAAATCTTATGAAGAAGTTAATTTAATTGTTGCACATTTAGGTGGAGGAGTTTCAGTAGGAGCTCATAGAAAAGGTAGAGTTATAGATGTAAATAATGCATTAGATGGTGAAGGACCATTTTCACCAGAAAGGTCAGGAGGATTACCTGTAGGAGACTTAGCTAAACTTTGCTTCTCAGGAAAATATACTCTTGCAGATATTAAAAAGAAAATAAAAGGTAATGGTGGTTTAGTAGCTTATCTAGGAACAAATGATGGTAGAGAAGTAGTTAAAATGATTAAAAATGGAGATGAGAAAGCAGAGCTTGTATATAAAGCTATGGCATATCAAGTAGCAAAGGATATAGGAAGTTGTGCAGCAGTTCTTAAAGGAGAAGTAGATGGAATAGTTATTACTGGAGGAATTGCTTACGACGATATGTTTGTAGGTTGGGTAAAAGAAAGAGTAGGATTTATTTCAAAAGTATTTGTTTACCCAGGAGAAGATGAAATGATAGCTTTAGCACAAGGTGGACTTAGAGTTCTAAGAGGAGAAGAAGAGCCAAAAGAGTATAAGTAA
- the buk gene encoding butyrate kinase, giving the protein MDRKNILVINPGSTSTKVAVFNNKEKVILNSIDHKPDDLEKFNSIVDQYEYRLNLILNWLKEEGIETSSLRAVVGRGGLLRPMPGGTYLVTEKMIEDLRKGVQGEHASNLGGILAKGIADKEGIKAYIVDPVAVDEFDEVARISGMPEIKRKSLLHALNIKAVSHRLADELNKELKELNLIVAHLGGGISVAPVKKGRIVDVNNANEMGPFSPERTGSLPVGDLAKMCFSGKYTYKEIKTKIKGKGGLVGYLGTNDAREVTKMIENGDKKAKLIFEAMGYQIAKEIAAMATVLNGDVNHIILTGGLSYSKLLTEYIKDMVEFIAQITIYPGGDEQEALNNGVLRVLEGKEEAKIYENEVKIDD; this is encoded by the coding sequence ATGGATAGAAAAAATATTTTAGTTATAAACCCTGGCTCTACTTCAACTAAAGTAGCAGTCTTTAACAATAAGGAAAAGGTTATCCTAAATAGTATTGACCATAAACCAGACGACTTAGAAAAATTTAATAGTATAGTAGACCAATATGAATACAGATTAAATCTAATTTTAAATTGGTTAAAAGAAGAAGGGATAGAAACATCAAGTTTAAGAGCTGTTGTTGGTAGAGGTGGACTTTTACGTCCTATGCCAGGTGGTACATATTTAGTTACAGAAAAAATGATAGAGGATTTAAGAAAAGGTGTACAAGGGGAGCACGCTTCGAATTTAGGAGGTATACTAGCGAAAGGTATAGCAGATAAGGAAGGCATAAAAGCATATATAGTAGATCCGGTAGCAGTAGATGAATTTGATGAAGTGGCAAGAATATCAGGTATGCCAGAAATAAAAAGAAAATCATTATTACATGCTTTAAATATAAAAGCAGTTTCACATAGATTGGCTGATGAGTTAAATAAAGAGCTAAAAGAGTTAAATTTAATAGTTGCACATTTAGGTGGAGGTATATCAGTTGCACCTGTAAAAAAGGGCAGAATTGTTGATGTGAATAATGCGAATGAGATGGGACCATTTTCACCTGAAAGAACTGGTAGTTTGCCTGTAGGAGATTTAGCAAAGATGTGTTTTTCAGGTAAATATACATATAAAGAAATAAAAACTAAGATAAAAGGTAAAGGTGGATTAGTAGGCTATCTTGGAACTAATGATGCGAGAGAAGTTACTAAAATGATTGAAAATGGAGATAAAAAAGCCAAACTAATATTTGAAGCTATGGGATATCAGATTGCTAAGGAAATAGCTGCTATGGCGACAGTATTAAATGGTGATGTAAATCACATAATATTAACTGGAGGATTATCATATTCAAAATTATTAACTGAGTATATCAAGGATATGGTGGAGTTTATTGCTCAAATAACAATTTATCCAGGTGGAGATGAACAAGAAGCTTTAAATAATGGTGTTCTTCGTGTACTAGAAGGAAAAGAAGAAGCAAAAATATATGAAAACGAGGTGAAAATTGATGATTAA